TTCCGGAGTCCACCAGTTGCGGACGCGGCCCTTGGAGTCGAAGGCCGCACCTTCGGAGTCGAAGGTGTGGGAGATCTCGTGGCCGATGATGCTTCCGATGGAGCCGTAGTTTGCAGCTGCAGGAGCCTGAGGATCGAAGAAGGGCGGCTCAAGAATGGCAGCAGGGAAGTTGAGCGCATTGTGGAGCGGAAGATTGACCGCGTTGACAGTCTGGGGCTCCATGGTCCATTCGCCACGATCGACGGGCTGGCCAATGCGGGAGAGTTGATAGCGGTACTCGAAGAAGCTGGAGCGCCAGAAGTTGCCGAAGAGATCGTCGGACTTGATCTCGAGACCGTTATAGGAACGCCACTTGTCGGGATAGCCCACGGAGACACGCAGAGTGCCGAGTTTGGCGATAGCTTCTGCCTTCGTTGTTGGAGCCATCCAGGTGATGGATTCGAGACGTTGATGGAAGGCGCTGAGGAGGTTTGCGACGAGTTCCTGAACCTGCTTCTTTGCTTCAGGGGAGAAGTATTTCTGTGCGTAGATTTGGCCGACAGCATCGCCGAGCCAACCGTTGACGATGAGGATGGCGCGTTTATCGCGCGGGCGCTGTTGTGTGGTTCCGGTGAGAACCTTCCCGAAGAAGTTGAAGCGCTCATCCGCGATGGCCGAAGAGATTCCGTTTGCGTAGGTCTCCATCAGGTGGAAGGCGAGGTAATCTTTCCAGGTGTCGATTGGGGTAGAGGCGACGAGGGCGGATTCCCCGGTAAAGGAGGTTGGCTGCCAAACGATGAAGGAGGTTTGATGGTCGAGTCCAGCGGCGCGGAAAAACTCCTTCCAGTCGAGGCCGGGGGCCTTCGAGGTGAAGTCGGCAGGAGTCCAGGTATTGTTCGCTTTATGGATGTCTTCGTTTTCGGCGAGTGATAGATGCTTTTCCGCGATGGCGTGTTCGAGAGCGATGACGCGATCGGCGCGCATCTCCGACTGATCGAAGCCGCCCAGTCGAAACATGGCAGCAACATGCTGCTGATACTTTGTGCGGACTTCCTTCATGTGCTCACTGTCGGTGAGGTAGTAGGAGCGGTCTGGGAGAGCAATGCCGCCCTGCATGAGATAGGCCGTGTAATGGTCTGAGTCGTTGAAGCTGGGCGCGACCCAGAGGCCGAAGAGATTCATGGTGTGAAAGTTGGTGTTATTGAGAGCATCGACATCGGCGCGCACGGTGAGACCGAGAGCGCGAGCGAGATCGCGCTGATTGTGGATAGAGTTGATCTCCGCGAGATGAGCCTTGAGTTGCGAAGGGCCGTTTTTCTCGATCGCGGTTTCATCCATATAGGAGTGATAGAGATCGGCGATGCGTCGCTGGTCGGTTCCGGGCGCTGCATTGGATTTGGCGGCTCCGTCGATGATCTCCGCGACACGCTTGTCGCTGCGGTCGGCGAGGAGATTGAAGACGCCGAGCGAGGTGCGGTCGGGCGGAAGCACGGTGCGCTTGATCCAGTCTCCGTTGGCGTAGAGGTAGAAGTCGTCGCCGGGGCGGACGGAGGTGTCCATGCTGGAGGGATTAATGCCGTGGATGGCTGGGGTGTCCTGTGCATGGAGTGGAATCGCAAAGAGGAGGGCAAAAAGAACGTCACGCAAGTGCATATTTTGTGGTGCTCCGATGCGGTTAGTTATGGCCGCAATGAAAGAGGGTACATGAAAGGGACGGGGAGGTGGGAGAGGATGTGATGAACGGGGGGCGATGGGGGAGCTGAACCGCAGATCCTTCGACTCCAGCAGCTACGCGCTTTCGCTCAGGATGACACTTTTAAAAGATCAAGATGGGATGCTCGCGTTGGTAACGTAGGCATCCCTCTGCGAATTTATACCTTTGCGAAGGGGTCTTCGAGGGAGGGGCTTTGTGGGGTGAACATATCACCTCCGTTGGGAGTGACAACCCAATCGTCTTCGAGGCGGATTCCGAATTCACCGACGATGTAGATGCCGGGCTCGTCGGAGAAGGTCATACCGGATTCGAGTGGTGTGTTGTTGCCGCCGACGAGGTAGGGCCATTCGTGGCCATCCATGCCAATGCCGTGGCCGAGTCGATGCGTGAAGTGTTTGTATCCGGGACCGTAACCAGCGTCAGTAACCACTTTGCGCGCAGCATCATCTACAGTGTGAGAGGGAGCACCAGCCTTACCGGCAGCGAGTGCAGCCGATTGAGCTTTATGGACGATGTCGAAGACGTGCTTCTGTTTGTCGGTTGCTTTACCGAGGACAAAAGAGCGAGAGATATCGGACTGGTAGCCTTCGACGAGGCAGCCGTCGTCGAGCAGAATGATTTCGCTTTCGCGGATGACCTGCGGTTGAAGAGAGCCGTGCGGTAGCGCGGAGTACTCGCCAACCTGACAGGAGGCGAACCCCGGGAAACCGGTGCGGTTGTAGCCTGCGCTGATAAGGTCAGAGACCTGACGGTTCGTCATGCCAGGTTCAAGGGATTTGAATGCGGCCTCATAGACCCTGAGGGTGTTGTCGTTGGCAAGGCGCATGAGCGCC
This portion of the Edaphobacter sp. 4G125 genome encodes:
- a CDS encoding M13 family metallopeptidase; amino-acid sequence: MHLRDVLFALLFAIPLHAQDTPAIHGINPSSMDTSVRPGDDFYLYANGDWIKRTVLPPDRTSLGVFNLLADRSDKRVAEIIDGAAKSNAAPGTDQRRIADLYHSYMDETAIEKNGPSQLKAHLAEINSIHNQRDLARALGLTVRADVDALNNTNFHTMNLFGLWVAPSFNDSDHYTAYLMQGGIALPDRSYYLTDSEHMKEVRTKYQQHVAAMFRLGGFDQSEMRADRVIALEHAIAEKHLSLAENEDIHKANNTWTPADFTSKAPGLDWKEFFRAAGLDHQTSFIVWQPTSFTGESALVASTPIDTWKDYLAFHLMETYANGISSAIADERFNFFGKVLTGTTQQRPRDKRAILIVNGWLGDAVGQIYAQKYFSPEAKKQVQELVANLLSAFHQRLESITWMAPTTKAEAIAKLGTLRVSVGYPDKWRSYNGLEIKSDDLFGNFWRSSFFEYRYQLSRIGQPVDRGEWTMEPQTVNAVNLPLHNALNFPAAILEPPFFDPQAPAAANYGSIGSIIGHEISHTFDSEGAAFDSKGRVRNWWTPEDFAHFKTATTALAAQYDAYKPFPDLSVNGRQTLGENIADVAGLAAAFDAYHASLKGSSAPVEDGLTGDQQFFIAFAQSWGTKMRDNTLRQRILTDPHAPAMYRAATVRNIDGWYTSFDVKPGEKLYLAPEARVRIW
- a CDS encoding M24 family metallopeptidase, with protein sequence MTTRRSFLLAASAAAAAPSLPLQAQRPPSASSDIKLPPAIAALTDRRKEAVPITLEEREHRIERARELLAKNKLDALIICTGTSLTYFTGLRWGQSERFFAWVLPAKGNPFIVCPSFEEGRVRERMEAKPATLPQASVTRVYTWQENENPYSLLTKALKEAGISTGKVGVEERTQFAFSDGTAHASSTLTAVSGTPITAGCRAVKSPAELALMRLANDNTLRVYEAAFKSLEPGMTNRQVSDLISAGYNRTGFPGFASCQVGEYSALPHGSLQPQVIRESEIILLDDGCLVEGYQSDISRSFVLGKATDKQKHVFDIVHKAQSAALAAGKAGAPSHTVDDAARKVVTDAGYGPGYKHFTHRLGHGIGMDGHEWPYLVGGNNTPLESGMTFSDEPGIYIVGEFGIRLEDDWVVTPNGGDMFTPQSPSLEDPFAKV